DNA sequence from the Pseudophryne corroboree isolate aPseCor3 chromosome 6, aPseCor3.hap2, whole genome shotgun sequence genome:
aaaaatactatcttcatttttaaattacttggcgcagtcgcagtgcgaatattgcgcatgcgtactaagcggaatttcactgcgatgcgatgaaaattaccgagcgaacgactcggaatgagggccaatgtcactaCAACAATTGTGTCCTAGCCAATCCAGAAGCATTGTATAACATGGTGCTATCGTATGAGTGTATCGCGGCTAGTATCAGGGAGGGTGTAAGGAGAACTACAGAGACCAGCAGGTGGATACTCTGACAGGCAATAACGCTTGGTAATACACCGTCTGTAACATATGTAGCGTGCAGACATACAATATACATAttaattatcattttatttatacagcgctctctccaataggactcagggtgcaaaacagataataaaagcataaaatatacaatataggccctcattccgagttgttcgctcgcaaggcgaatgtagcagagttacacacgctaagccgccgcctactgggagtgaatcttagcttcttaaaattgcgaccgacgtacgcgcaatattgcgattacaaacgagttagcagtttcagagtagctccagacttactctgcctgtgcgatcatttcagtgcttgtcgttcctggttgacgtcacaaacacacccagcgttcgcccaggcactcccaccgtttccccggccactcctgcgttttttccggaaacggtagcgttttcagccacacgcccctgaaacgccgtgtatccgcccagtaacacccatttcctgtcaatcacattacgatcgccggagcgaagaaaaagccgtgagtaaaaatactttcttcatagtaaagttacttggcgcagtcgcagtgcgaacattgcgcatgcgtactaagcggattttcactgcgatgcgatgaaaaataccgagcgaacaactcggaatgagggccatagtatacaATAAGGGAAGCATAGAGAAAAAGCATCTGATCTGACATAAGAAACAGAAGTAACCTCTAGTAACCACACTGGACAGTGATGACAATGATGATAGAACGTGAATAAACAAAAACAGCAAAACACAATGATATATGGGGGAAACAAgggggaaataggattttaattacctaccggcaaatccttttctcgtagtccgtacaggatgctggggttccatttagtaccatggggtatagacgggtccactaggagccatgggcactttaagagtttaatagtgtgggctggctcctccctctatgcccctcctaccagactcagtctagaaactgtgcccgaggagacggacatacttcgagagaaggattatacacggatagtggtgagattcacaccagctcacacatagcaaaaggaaagccaagctaaccagcttgaaacgattcagcaacgactgaaccaacaatacttaaccaagtagcaatgcaggaaaacgaagcactgggcaggcgcccagcatcctctacggactacgagaaaaggatttaccggtaggtaattaaaatcttattttctcttacgtcctagaggatgctggggttccatttagtaccatggggatgtaccaaagctcccagtacgggagggagagtgctgaggctcttgcagaaccgattgaccaaacttaaggtcctcagcggccaaagtatcgaacttgtagaacttagcaaacgtgttcgaccctgaccaagtagccgttaggcaaagctgtaaagccgagacaccccgggcagcctcccaggaagaactcactttacgagtagagtgggcctgaacagattttgaaagcggcaagcctgccgtagaataagcatgctgggtagtaagtctgatccagcgagaaatcatctgcttagaagcaggacacccaatcttgttggggtcataaaggacaaatagtgcgtctgacttcctgtgatgagaagttctcttcacatgtatcttcaaagcccgcacaacatccaaggactttgaggtaattgaggagtcagtgggggtcattccgagttgttcgctctgtaatttttttcgcatcgcagcgattttccgcttagtgcgcatgcgcaatgctcgcactgcgactgcgccaagtaaatttgctatgcagttaggtattttactcacggctttttcttcgttcaggcgatcggagtgtgattgacaggaagtgggtgtttctgggcggaaacaggccgttttatgggcgtgtgggaaaaaacgctaccgtttctgggaaaaatgcgggagtggctggagaaacggaggagtgtctgggcgaacgctgggtgtgtttgtgacgtcaaaccaggaacgacaagcactgaactgatcgcagatgccgagtaaggttgaagttactcagaaactgctaagaggtgtgtaatctcaattttgcaaatctttcgttcgcaattttaatatgctaagattcactcccagtaggcggcggcttagcgtgtgtaaagctgctaaaagcagcttgcgagcgaacaactcggaatgacccccagtagccactggcaccacaataggttggtttatatgaaacgtagacacaacctttggaagaaattgctgacctgttctgagctcagctctatcctcatggaaaatcaagtaggggctcttgtgcgacaatgcctccaattctgacacacgtcttgcagatgccaatgccaacagtgtgaccgccttccaagtaagaaactttacgtccacctcctgtaagggttcaaactaatccgattgcaggaactgcagcaccacattaatatcccaaggtgctgtaggaggaacaaagggtggttcgatgtgcagaacccttttcaagGATGTCTGAACCTCagcgagagcagccaattgtttctggaagaaaatggacaaggctgaaatctggacctttatggagcccaaacgtaggcccacatccacacctgcttgcagaaagaggagaaaacttcCTAGTTAAACTCCACCTTACGAAacttcttgtattcacaccaagacacatactttttccaaatccgatggtaatgcctagacgttactcccttcctagcctgaatcagagtaggaatgaatttgttcggaatgcccttccgagctaagatctggcgttcaacctccatgccgtgaaacgtagccatggtaagtcttgataggcgaatggcccctgttgcagaaggtcctcgcgaagaggaagagccctcggatcctcccgcagtaattccagaagatccgcgtaccaagcccttcttggccagtccggagcaatgaggatcacctgaacccttgttcttttttattagtttgagaatccttggaaagagtggaagtggagggaacacacacctACTGGAATACCCactgagttaccagggcatccaccgccaatgcttgtgggtcccttgacctggaacagtatctccaaagcttcttgttgaggcgggaggccatcatgtctgtctGAGGAacgccccatcggcttgttacctctgcgaatacctccggatggaggctcattctcatggatggagatcgtgtctgctgaggaagtccgcttcccagttgtccactcccggaatgaagattgccgacagtgccaccgcgtgtctttctgcccagaggaggattcttgttacctctgacattgcagctctgctcttcgttctgccctgcctgttcatgtaggacactgctgtgacgttgtccgactgaacttgaatggcttgatctcggagaagatgcgccgcttgtagaagggcgttgtatatggcccttagttccagaatgtttattgcaaggatagattccagacttgaccactttccttggaagttttccccttgggtgactgctccccaacctctgagatttgcatccgtggttagaaggatccaattctgaatcccgaacctgtggccctctagtaggtgagaagtttgtagacaccagaggagtgaaattctggcttttggcgacaggcgcatacgttgatgcatgtgaagatgcgatcccgaccacttgtccaggagatccagctggaagaaccttgcatggaatcttctgtactgcagagcctcgtaagaggccaccatctttcccagaaggcgaatgcactgatgcacCAATACCCAGGCCggcttcaggatatcccggaccattgactggatcaccaacgttttctccaccggtagaaacactctgcacttccgtgtcaagtatcatccccaggaagggcagtctccttgtcagtttcaaatgtgactttggaaggttcaggatccacccatgatcctggagtagttgagttgagagagcaatgctctgcaacagcctctccctggaagatatGGAATTTTGTTCACTCCCTGCatgaggaggaggagcatcatctctaccatgaccttgatgaacaccctcggtgctgtggagaggccaaatggcattgtagtgacagtcctgcagtgcaaatcttagataagcctggtgaggcggccagatcggaatgtgaaggtacgcatccttgatatccagggataccaggaaattcccctcctccagacctgagatcaccgctctcagagactccatcttgaatttgaataccctcaagtaggagtttaatgactttaggtttaatattggccttaccgaaccgtccggttttggtaccacaaacaggtttgagtaataacctttgtgttttaagtgaggtggaactggaacaattacatttgtttggaccaatttttgaatggcttcctgtaggatagcacttctgtcagcgaagctggtaagcctgatttgaagaatctgtgaggtgggagttcttgaaatttcagtctgtagccctgggcaacaatatcttttacccaggggtctaggcatgatgacgcccagacgtgactgaaatcttttagtcttgctcccacctgcctgatcagtatgtgacatccttgttgaaatctgggatatcattccccttaaagaatccacccatgggggttcggattcagaaaggTGGGAAAGtacattacagtcctgagtacatgggatagactcctcaggaaaagacaaacactctgcagcacaggacacagagtccttagacatggtaatgtgggatatttacacacacacacacacacacacacacacacacacacacacacacacacacacacacacacaggaaaatgtcagacacagtttccccagagccgtcagagagtcacagagaataaggagccagccacacagcaccccagtaggctgatattatgataaaagcctggcgctaaCTAGCTAACCTTAATAGGCTAGTGAGTACTATTATCacactcccccctgtctataacaccccggtaccgcagaggtatgctggagttatgtggagggcagcgctccctgtcagcgtcccttcctatgatctgcagggagaaaatggcgctggtgagtgctggatccgctgagatgaagccccgccccctgtaatggcgtatgGCTTCCCGCccttattctttatactggcctgaggattttggtgtttacagcgggattagcccctgttaacgatgtgaccagtgtagggttaacgtgctggctcaggacgcccctccagcgtctacatgtgctatgttgctgagccttccaggagtgcagcctgtcagagctgcgctccaacccttgtgccgctaaccgggacgccggcactgtactcaccactcttctatcttctggctctgttagggggtggtggccgtgctgcgggagtgagcagtcgcctcgcgGGCTTGCGATCAGTAcgcacaggagctcagtgtcctgtcagcggagtagagaaaaattaactcttcaggaagttggttcctactcccccctaagtcccacgaagcagggaggcttttgccagcagccttcctgtaatctAACTaactcagaaaacaataaaactaagaaaactcctaggagctcccctagctgtgaccggctcctccgggcacattttctaaactgagtctggtaggaggggcatagagggaggagccagcccacactattaaactcttaaagtgcccatggatcctagtggacccatctatactccatggtactaaatggaaccccagcatcctctaggacagtggttctcaaactcggtcctcaggaccccacacagtgcatgttttgcaggtaacccagcaggtgcacaggtgtattaattactcacagacacattttaaaaggtccacaggtggagctaattatttcacttgtgattttgtgaggagacctgcaaaacatgcactgtgtggggtcctgaggaccgagtttgagaacctgagctctaggacataagagaaatatagttTTAATATGTAAAGTAACATTTCCTAAAAGATTACGTAAGCATAAAATAACTGtttaatactgtatgtacatatgtgTGTGATCTGGGAGCAATACGAGCGCCCTGTGATGTGCTCTTTGTGGTAGCAAGACTCACATTCATGCGTGGTTCCGCTGACTACGCATTCATAGCGGCCATTGCGGTTGAGGTTTTTCAGGGAATAaactgcaaatatttaatgataaatgggccccttagtgttCTTGCCCATTAGCCCAGTAAAGGTAAATTTTTCCAATAAAACTCAAAATTCATCACCTTTGATGGCCAGCCCTAGGCTGACTGCTCTACCAATCAGATTCCCtcactgtgatgtcaccagtctctgTGCGGATTTATTATGGTAATTTCTCCCAGCTCCTGACTCCCCCAGATATAGTTATACTCCTGTCATCTAACCATAATGcagcatggaggggctcagtgaggacggcagtgtaggtgtgtaagtgtctgatggggtcACATATAGAATAAAAGGACAGCTGTCCTGCCCCATGATCCAGATATACCCTCACTCTGTCACAGGGGATATTGTCAGGTAACCGGATCACTGTACTGTCATGTATCACTGAGTACTGATCATTACACCTATACACACACCAGGACTTGTTATTATATCCAATGTATGATGGATCTCCTCTCCTGTCTATACTGGGATAACACATCCCCACTCCCCACCACACTGACTTActgacatccacctcccagtaatgtcgGCCTGAGGAGAATCTCCTGATGCTTATTACCTGATTACCCTCAAATCTCTCTGGTGTTACCGGGTGATTCTGGTTTATATCTGACCTGGATGCAGTTTTCCTGTCACCTGATATCAGTATATTATCACCAGCTGTGGCTATATCCAGTAATAGGTCTGTATattcctgcacatagatccctgtatttatacctgttattatgtcagataatgtgtgtaatgtccctgagatgagacccacatccagatctcctgcaccacggacctggatatcatgtctctctgtgtcctcagtatcacacaagtcacctgtgtctggttcctgtaagacagtcactggatcagacatgttacacagctcctcaatgtgacgcatcttccTGGACATCTcgtccttctttatttccagctgctggatcagatcagagactgagagtaaaacgcgctgttcctgcctggagatctcactcaggactctcttctccaggtcttccagctgtctcctgatgtctctaaacaAGGCAGTGACTGTCTCTGTTACACCTGCGGCTTTTCCCTGATCTTCTCTCCTGCGCTCCTGCAGACTCTGGACTCttttctcagtctccgttctctttGTGGTCAGTTTCTGAAGAACATTCCTCAGCTTCTCCTTTTTTTTCTCAGAAGCATCATCCAGTGACTCAACAAGATGTCCCCGATGTTCTCCAGTTGAACAGTACACACAGATACAGGCAGCATCCTCAGTGCAGTAATATCTGAAGAGTTCCTTATGGATGGAGCActtcctgttccccagggcagtgGTGGGATGACATAAGACGTGTTCTGctgacttgctgtgtactctcaggtgtttatcacacagagaagcctcacacagcagacaggatttagcagcaggtacaggagagtgaatacagtaagtgcagaagatcccagtctcctcctgatctggcCAAGTAGACAGGAATCTCCCCACTATGTTACACAGCGTTATGCTCCGTATCAGTGCAGGACGTCTTCTGAACGTTGCTCTGCATTCTGGACAAGTATAAGCTCCAGAcccctcctgtgtatccagcacacgatcaatgcagacccggcagaagttgtggccacatctcagggttacaggatctgtataaatgctcaggcagatggaacagtccagctcctgtctcacATCAGCAGACGCCATCGCTGGCAGCAGAAGAGGgaaatgaaagtgaaagtctctCACACTCAGATACCAGTGAGGTCGCATTCtgcacacagggggagggggagctgtcactcagattATAGCTACAGGCTCACTTGTCACATCTAATAAGGGACACATTTAATACATAAAGGGACATCATACTGAAAAATTTTCTGATTTTGCAGTCATTTAGTTATTTGAACATTATTGACTGCATATTTTGCAGGGAATATAGAAATTCTGTATTGAAATcatttttattctttttaaatCGCAAAAACAATTCACTGTTCCTGACGTACTAgagagttgttgttttttatgtAACTGTGGTCTAACAACAAACATGTTTGTTTcggatagtgatgtgcaccggaaatttttcgggttttgtgttttggttttggattcggttccgcggccgtgttttggattcggacgcgttttggcaaaacctcccagaaaattttttgtcggattcgggtgtgttttggattcgggtgttttttacaaaaaaacctcaaaaacagcttaaatcatagaatttgggggtcattttgatcccatagtattattaacctcaataaccataatttacactcattttcagtctattctgaatacctcacacctcacaatattatttttagtcctaaaatttgcaccgaggtcgctggatggctaagctaagcgacacaagtggccgacacaaacacctggcccatctaggagtggcactgcagtgtcaggcaggatggcacttcaaaaaaattgtccccaaacagcacatgatgcaaagaaaaaaagatgcgcaccaaggtcgctgtgtgactaagctaagcgacacaagtgaccgacacaaacacctggcccatctaggagtggcaccgcagtgtcaggcaggatggcccttcaaaaaaattgtccccaaacagcacatgatgcaaagaaaaaaagatgcgcaccaaggtcgctgtgtgactaagctaagcgacacaagtggccaaaacaaacacctggcccatctaggagtggcactgcagtgtcaggcaggatggcacttcaaaaaaattgtccccaaacagcacatgatgcaaagaaaaatgaaagaaaaaagaggtgcaagatggaattgtccttgggccctcccacccacccttatgttgtataaacaggacatgcacactttaacgaacccatcatttcagcaacagggtctgccacatgactgtgactgaaatgacaggttgatttgggcccccaccaaaaaagaagcaatcaatctctccttgcacaaactggctctacagaggcaagatgtccacctcatcatcatcctccgattcctcatcccttttactgtgtacatccccctccgcacagattattaattcgtccccactgaaatccaccatctcagatccctgtgtactttctggaggcaattgctggtgaatgtctccacggaggaattgattataattaattttgatgaccatcatcttctccacattttctggaagtaacctcgtatgccgattgctgacaaggtgagcggctgcactaaacactctttcggagtacacactggagggagggcaacttaggtagaataaagccagtttgtgcaagggcctccaaattgcctctttttcctgccagtatacgtacggactgtctgacgtgcctacttggatgcggtcactcatataatcctccaccattctttcaatggtgacagaatcatatgcagtgacagtagacgacatatcagtaatcgttgccaggtccttcagtccggaccagatgtcagcactcgctccagactgccctgaatcaccgccagtgggtgggctcggaattcttagccttttcctagcacccccagttgcgggagaatgtgaagggggagctgttgacgggtcacattccgcttgacttgacaattttctcaccagcaggtatttgaacctctgcagacttgtgtctgccagaaagagagatcccacgtaggttttaaatctaggatcgagtacggtggccaaaatgtagtgctctgatttcaacagattgaccacctgtgaatcctggttaagcgaattaagggctccatccacaagtcccacatgcctagcagaatcactctgttttagctcctccttcaatgtcttcagcttcttctgcaaaagcctgatgaggggaatgacctgactcaggctggcagtgtctgaactgacttcacgtgtggcaagttcaaagggttgcagaaccttgcacaacgttgaaatcattctccactgcgcttgagtcaggtgcattcctctttgcctatatcgtggccagatgtataggcttgaatggccttttgaggctcctccatcctctgaagcatatagagggttgaattccacctcgttaccacgtcttgcttcagatgatggcagggcaggttcaggagtgtttgctggtgctccagccttctgtacgcggtgggtgaatgccg
Encoded proteins:
- the LOC134935804 gene encoding E3 ubiquitin/ISG15 ligase TRIM25-like, whose product is MASADVRQELDCSICLSIYTDPVTLRCGHNFCRVCIDRVLDTQEGSGAYTCPECRATFRRRPALIRSITLCNIVGRFLSTWPDQEETGIFCTYCIHSPVPAAKSCLLCEASLCDKHLRVHSKSAEHVLCHPTTALGNRKCSIHKELFRYYCTEDAACICVYCSTGEHRGHLVESLDDASEKKKEKLRNVLQKLTTKRTETEKRVQSLQERRREDQGKAAGVTETVTALFRDIRRQLEDLEKRVLSEISRQEQRVLLSVSDLIQQLEIKKDEMSRKMRHIEELCNMSDPVTVLQEPDTGDLCDTEDTERHDIQVRGAGDLDVGLISGTLHTLSDIITGINTGIYVQEYTDLLLDIATAGDNILISGDRKTASRSDINQNHPVTPERFEGNQVISIRRFSSGRHYWEVDVSKSVWWGVGMCYPSIDRRGDPSYIGYNNKSWCVYRCNDQYSVIHDSTVIRLPDNIPCDRVRVYLDHGAGQLSFYSICDPIRHLHTYTAVLTEPLHAALWLDDRSITISGGVRSWEKLP